Proteins co-encoded in one Nicotiana sylvestris chromosome 7, ASM39365v2, whole genome shotgun sequence genomic window:
- the LOC138873707 gene encoding uncharacterized protein → MNPGYARWFEKRSRVDDAPEPDLRRPIKRPHVQAFNDKIQERLVWGEKEKGYKATIHALKESLRNLNLEKDLQAQEAEGENKSLTCENKNLHAQFQKMKKDSEAPMRSWKDQKIITNLLEKMQDYDPILANTEKALGKAKERIIQLNEEAKSNKERQVMRSEEDMAQFKKEKDRLIHSEAQLHAQLEEARRYNREHQHADIDIERAQARLDQARLRAQLESALDREDRIRDIATTRQQQLQNQDQRLQDFRARIHDLAVYTSQSYVNCQGMDYGRFVSSFKTIFL, encoded by the exons ATgaatccaggatatgcaaggtggtttgagaaacgatcccgcgtggatgatgcaccagaacccgatctTAGAAGGCCTATAAAAAGACCACATGTTCAAGcctttaacgataaaatccaagaacgattggtttggggagaaaaggaaaagggatacaaagcaactattcatgccttaaaggaaagtctgaggaacctcaatttggagaaagacttacaagcacaagaagcagaaggtgaaaataAGAGTCTGACTTGTGAAAATAAAAATCTCCatgctcaatttcaaaaaatgaagaaagattcTGAAGCACcaatgagaagttggaaagatcaaaaaatcatCACCAATCTTTTGGAAAAAATGCAGGATTATGACCCCATTTTGGCAAACACTGAAAAGGCGTTAGGCAAAGCTAAGgaaagaatcatacaattaaaCGAGGAGGCCAAATCTAATAAAGAACGCCAAGTAATGCGATCCGAAGAAGACATggcacaattcaagaaagagaaagaccgtttgatacattcagaagctcaactccatgcacaattggaagaagcgagaaggtacaatagagaacatcagcacgcagacATCGACATAGAAAgggcacaggcaagactcgatcaggccagacttcgagctcaattagagtcagctttagatcgcgaagaccgtataagagatatagccaccactcgccaacaacaactgcaaaaccaagaccaacgtctccaagatttcagggcacgaATCCATGATTTGGCAGTTTatacctctcaaagttatgtgaactgccaagggatggattatggcag gtttgtgtcgagttttaaaaccattttcttataa